A genomic stretch from Marinobacter fonticola includes:
- the gcl gene encoding glyoxylate carboligase — translation MTRMTAAEAAVHVLKKEGIDMTFGVPGAAINPFYAAMRKVGGVDHVLARHVEGASHMAEGYTRTKAGNIGVCIGTSGPAGTDMITGLYSATGDSIPILCITGQAPRSKLHKEDFQAVNIQAIAGPVTKWAVTVLEPAQVPRAFQQAFQLMRSSRPGPVLIDLPIDVQMSEIEFDPDTYEPLPAYKPAASRAQIEKGLAMLNDADKPLLVAGGGVINADASDLLVEFAELTGVPVIPTLMGWGTIPDDHHLMAGMVGLQTSHRYGNATMLASDFVMGIGNRWANRHTGSIEAYTKDRKFVHVDIEPTQIGRIFGPDYGIVSDAKAALELFITVAKEWKAEGKLKDRTAWAAECHERKRTLLRKTHFDNVPVKPQRVYEEMNKVFGKNTRYVTAIGLSQIAGAQFLHVYKPRHWINCGQAGPLGWTIPAALGVCRADPDAEVVALSGDYDFQFMIEELAAGAQFNLPYIHVLVNNSYLGLIRQAQRGFEMDYCVQLAFENINCPEINEYGVDHVSVVEGLGCKALRVTKPDDIGPAFEQARELMHKHRVPVVVEVILERVTNIAMGTDLEGVNEFEDLAENATDAPTSIASLT, via the coding sequence ATGACTCGCATGACCGCAGCAGAAGCCGCAGTTCACGTTTTGAAGAAAGAAGGTATCGATATGACCTTCGGCGTACCCGGAGCGGCGATTAACCCGTTCTACGCCGCTATGCGCAAAGTGGGTGGGGTCGATCACGTCCTCGCTCGCCACGTCGAAGGCGCCTCGCATATGGCGGAGGGCTACACCCGTACAAAGGCCGGGAATATCGGTGTTTGTATCGGGACTTCCGGCCCCGCGGGGACCGATATGATCACCGGGCTGTACTCGGCCACCGGCGATTCCATTCCCATTCTGTGCATCACCGGCCAGGCGCCGCGCAGCAAGTTGCACAAGGAAGATTTCCAGGCGGTCAACATCCAGGCCATCGCCGGACCGGTCACCAAATGGGCCGTCACCGTGCTTGAGCCGGCGCAGGTGCCCCGCGCTTTCCAGCAGGCCTTCCAGTTGATGCGCAGCTCCCGTCCCGGACCGGTGCTGATCGATCTGCCCATCGATGTACAGATGAGTGAAATCGAGTTCGATCCGGACACCTACGAGCCCTTGCCCGCCTATAAGCCTGCCGCCTCGCGCGCGCAAATCGAGAAGGGGCTGGCCATGTTGAATGATGCGGACAAGCCGCTTCTGGTGGCTGGTGGCGGGGTCATCAACGCCGATGCCAGCGACCTGCTGGTTGAATTCGCGGAGCTCACTGGCGTTCCGGTTATTCCAACGCTGATGGGGTGGGGCACAATCCCCGACGACCATCACCTGATGGCGGGTATGGTGGGTCTGCAGACCTCCCACCGCTACGGCAATGCGACGATGCTGGCGTCCGATTTCGTCATGGGTATCGGCAACCGCTGGGCGAACCGCCACACCGGTAGCATCGAAGCCTACACCAAAGACCGGAAGTTCGTTCACGTCGACATCGAGCCGACCCAGATCGGTCGGATCTTCGGGCCCGACTACGGCATTGTCTCCGATGCCAAGGCCGCGCTGGAGCTGTTCATCACCGTCGCCAAGGAATGGAAGGCCGAGGGCAAGCTGAAGGACCGTACCGCCTGGGCGGCCGAATGCCACGAGCGCAAGCGCACGCTGCTGCGTAAGACTCACTTCGACAACGTGCCGGTCAAGCCGCAGCGGGTGTACGAAGAGATGAACAAGGTCTTCGGCAAGAATACCCGCTACGTCACGGCCATCGGCCTGTCGCAAATTGCCGGGGCTCAGTTCCTGCACGTCTACAAGCCTCGCCACTGGATCAACTGTGGTCAGGCAGGCCCGCTGGGCTGGACCATTCCTGCGGCGCTGGGTGTCTGCCGTGCCGACCCCGATGCCGAGGTCGTCGCACTGTCCGGGGACTACGACTTCCAGTTCATGATCGAGGAGCTGGCTGCCGGGGCACAGTTCAACCTGCCGTACATTCATGTTCTTGTGAACAACTCCTACCTGGGGCTGATTCGCCAGGCCCAGCGTGGCTTCGAGATGGACTACTGCGTACAGCTGGCCTTCGAGAACATTAACTGTCCGGAAATCAATGAGTACGGCGTCGACCACGTATCGGTCGTCGAAGGACTCGGTTGTAAAGCTCTGCGGGTCACCAAGCCCGACGACATTGGCCCCGCGTTCGAGCAGGCGCGTGAGCTTATGCATAAGCACCGGGTACCGGTCGTGGTCGAAGTCATTCTCGAGCGTGTGACGAACATCGCCATGGGTACCGATCTGGAAGGTGTCAACGAGTTCGAGGACTTGGCAGAGAACGCCACCGATGCGCCAACCTCCATCGCCAGCCTGACCTAA
- the hyi gene encoding hydroxypyruvate isomerase, whose protein sequence is MPKFAANLSMLFTEEDFLDRFQAAASAGFRGVEYLFPYDFPAADIKKRLDEHNLTQVLHNLPAGDWGAGERGIACHPDRVEEFRAGVDKAIEYATALDCKQVNCLAGIKPQNVSQEQAHKTFVENLRFAAEKLQAAGILLLVEAINTRDIPGFFLNRTDQALEVLAEVGSDNLKLQYDIYHMQIMEGDLARTIETNFSNISHVQLADNPGRNEPGTGEINYPFLFAHLERLGYQGWIGCEYKPAGKTLEGLGWLDSAQ, encoded by the coding sequence ATGCCTAAGTTTGCGGCAAATTTAAGCATGCTGTTCACCGAAGAAGACTTTCTTGATCGCTTTCAGGCCGCTGCGTCTGCGGGCTTTCGCGGCGTGGAATACCTGTTTCCCTACGATTTTCCCGCGGCCGACATCAAGAAGCGGTTGGATGAGCACAACCTCACCCAAGTGCTGCACAACCTGCCAGCCGGGGACTGGGGCGCAGGCGAGCGCGGTATTGCCTGCCATCCTGACCGGGTCGAGGAGTTCCGCGCCGGCGTCGATAAAGCGATCGAGTACGCCACCGCGCTGGACTGCAAACAGGTGAATTGCCTGGCAGGGATCAAGCCCCAGAACGTCAGCCAGGAGCAGGCCCACAAAACCTTCGTGGAGAACCTTCGGTTCGCCGCCGAGAAATTGCAGGCCGCCGGTATCCTGTTGCTCGTCGAAGCGATCAACACCCGTGACATACCGGGATTCTTCCTTAACCGTACCGATCAGGCGCTGGAGGTGTTGGCGGAAGTCGGCAGCGATAACCTGAAGCTGCAGTACGACATCTATCACATGCAAATCATGGAAGGCGACCTGGCTCGAACCATCGAGACGAACTTTTCAAATATCAGCCATGTGCAGCTGGCCGACAACCCGGGACGTAACGAACCGGGCACGGGTGAAATCAACTACCCGTTCCTGTTCGCCCATCTCGAACGCCTGGGTTACCAGGGTTGGATCGGCTGCGAGTACAAGCCTGCGGGCAAGACGCTCGAAGGGCTTGGCTGGCTGGACTCCGCACAATAA
- a CDS encoding 2-hydroxy-3-oxopropionate reductase, with protein MSKIGFIGLGIMGRPMAGHLIDAGHELVTYVKYDSLDKELASKGMKEVDSPKAVAEQAEIIITMVPDTPDVEEVLLGENGVLEGLKPGTLVIDMSSIAPIPTQAFAKRITEAGGEFVDAPVSGGEGGAVNATLTIMVGGTAEGFNRALPVLEVMGKTITHIGEHGAGQICKVANQIVVALTIQATAEGLLFASKAGADVAKVREALLGGLAQSKILDVHGERMIKRTFEPGFRIRLHQKDLNLALESARSLNLSLPGTANAQQLFQACAANNGADWDHAGIVRALEKLADHEVGS; from the coding sequence ATGAGCAAGATTGGTTTCATTGGTCTTGGCATTATGGGTCGGCCCATGGCCGGACATTTGATCGACGCGGGCCACGAACTGGTGACCTACGTTAAGTACGATTCGCTGGACAAGGAGCTGGCTTCTAAGGGTATGAAGGAAGTCGACAGCCCCAAGGCAGTCGCCGAACAAGCCGAAATCATCATCACGATGGTGCCGGACACGCCCGACGTCGAGGAAGTGTTGCTGGGCGAAAACGGCGTGCTGGAAGGCCTGAAGCCGGGCACCTTGGTGATCGACATGAGCTCTATCGCGCCGATCCCCACACAGGCATTCGCCAAGCGTATCACCGAGGCTGGTGGTGAGTTCGTCGATGCTCCGGTATCCGGCGGCGAAGGCGGCGCTGTCAACGCGACACTGACCATCATGGTCGGTGGCACTGCGGAAGGCTTCAATCGCGCGCTGCCTGTGCTGGAAGTGATGGGTAAGACAATTACCCACATTGGCGAGCACGGCGCCGGTCAGATCTGCAAGGTCGCCAACCAGATCGTCGTTGCACTGACCATCCAAGCGACGGCTGAAGGTCTGCTGTTCGCCTCCAAAGCAGGCGCAGACGTCGCGAAAGTACGCGAAGCGCTGCTCGGTGGCCTGGCGCAGTCGAAGATACTGGATGTGCACGGCGAGCGCATGATCAAGCGCACCTTCGAGCCGGGTTTCCGGATCCGTCTGCATCAGAAGGACCTGAACCTGGCGCTGGAAAGTGCCCGCAGCCTTAATCTGTCTCTGCCTGGCACGGCCAACGCTCAGCAGCTGTTCCAAGCGTGCGCGGCCAACAACGGCGCCGACTGGGATCATGCCGGCATCGTCCGGGCTCTAGAGAAGTTGGCTGATCACGAAGTGGGCAGCTAA
- a CDS encoding glycerate kinase type-2 family protein produces MHVLSDALSLEHPTEVNVWLRELASIAVSAVHPDTLFKPDQLPPRPSGRTVVIGAGKAAAAMAASFERAWAESYPDADISGVVVTRYGHGADCQYIEVLEASHPMPDELGEKAAQRMLDSVGALTADDLVIALVSGGGSALMTLPAQGLTLQQKQAINSKLLRCGAPIREINTVRRHLSSIKGGRLAAAAHPAPVVTYLISDVPGDDPTLIASGPTLPDATTPLDALAILERYAIEIPEAVRSHLESDNTAPNADSTDFDRDRSVIQARARDALCAARAAAVAAGIEVRILGDDLEGEARELGREHAALALELQNDISAPLLILSGGETSVTVRGNGRGGRNVEYLLGAFTALEGAHNIYALAIDTDGIDGSEDNAGALFGPGDWSRAEAMALDPEAYLADNDAYSFFAGLDGLIVTGPTRTNVNDFRALLVLPRSA; encoded by the coding sequence ATGCACGTCCTGTCCGATGCGCTCAGCCTGGAACACCCGACCGAAGTGAACGTCTGGCTAAGGGAGCTTGCCTCCATTGCCGTATCCGCCGTTCATCCCGATACGCTTTTTAAACCGGACCAGCTTCCACCACGTCCGTCCGGACGCACTGTGGTGATCGGGGCTGGCAAAGCGGCCGCAGCGATGGCAGCGTCTTTCGAGCGGGCGTGGGCGGAGTCCTACCCAGACGCGGATATTTCCGGCGTCGTCGTCACCCGCTATGGCCATGGCGCCGACTGCCAATATATCGAGGTGCTGGAAGCCTCTCATCCAATGCCGGATGAACTGGGCGAGAAGGCTGCTCAGCGCATGCTCGACTCGGTGGGCGCACTCACCGCGGATGACCTGGTGATCGCGCTGGTGTCCGGTGGTGGTTCAGCGTTGATGACCCTGCCTGCTCAGGGCCTGACCCTGCAGCAAAAGCAGGCGATCAACAGCAAGCTTTTACGGTGTGGCGCGCCGATTCGCGAGATCAACACCGTGCGTCGCCATCTATCCAGTATCAAAGGCGGCCGCTTGGCGGCTGCGGCGCACCCGGCGCCAGTGGTGACCTATCTGATTTCCGATGTGCCCGGAGACGATCCCACGCTGATTGCCTCCGGACCGACCCTGCCAGATGCGACAACACCGCTCGACGCGCTGGCAATCCTGGAACGCTATGCCATCGAGATTCCCGAGGCCGTGCGTAGCCACCTGGAGAGCGACAACACCGCACCTAACGCGGACTCGACCGATTTTGATCGAGATCGCTCGGTGATTCAGGCCAGAGCGCGGGATGCGCTTTGCGCTGCGCGCGCTGCCGCGGTGGCGGCCGGTATCGAGGTCCGGATACTGGGCGATGACCTGGAAGGCGAGGCGAGGGAACTGGGGCGTGAACACGCCGCACTGGCGCTGGAACTCCAAAACGACATTTCCGCTCCGCTGCTGATTCTTTCCGGTGGAGAGACCAGCGTGACGGTTCGTGGCAACGGCAGGGGCGGGCGCAATGTCGAATACCTTCTGGGCGCTTTTACGGCCCTCGAGGGCGCGCACAACATATACGCGCTAGCCATCGACACCGACGGTATCGATGGCTCCGAGGACAATGCCGGCGCGCTCTTCGGCCCAGGCGACTGGTCTCGGGCTGAAGCCATGGCACTGGATCCCGAGGCGTATCTCGCGGACAACGATGCCTACAGTTTTTTTGCGGGTCTCGATGGCCTGATCGTCACCGGCCCCACCCGCACCAACGTCAATGATTTTCGCGCCCTGCTCGTACTGCCGAGGTCTGCATGA
- the pyk gene encoding pyruvate kinase: MRKTLNTIRRTKIVATLGPASDRPGVLEAMIKAGVNVVRLNFSHGSADDHGRRLSEVREIADRLGKSVAVMGDLQGPKIRIARFRDGAVTLAKGQPFVIDMALENDAGDSQRVGCDYKALGQDVVTGDRLLLDDGRLVLQVDSVDASEVRTTVVVGGKLSNNKGINKQGGGLSAAALTDKDRADITTALEIGVDYLAVSFPRSAADMHEARDLLGEAGKHIGLVAKIERAEVVADHATLDEVISASEAVMVARGDLGVEIGDAQLIGVQKRMIKRARQLNRAVITATQMLETMITAPLPTRAEVFDVANAVLDGTDAVMLSAETAAGEYPVEAVEAMHRLCLGAERERSTQESGHRVRQDFARIDEAVALSAMYAANHLGGVAAIACMTATGRTALIASRIRSGLPIVGLAHNPLAQRRMALYRGVSSVLFDTTTMAADEVNERAIELLVSKGIVTTGDQVILTRGDQMDAHGGTNAFKIIEV; encoded by the coding sequence ATGAGAAAAACGCTGAACACGATTCGCCGCACCAAAATTGTCGCCACACTGGGCCCTGCCAGCGACCGCCCGGGTGTGCTTGAAGCCATGATTAAGGCCGGGGTGAATGTGGTGCGCCTCAATTTTTCCCACGGTAGCGCGGATGACCACGGCCGGAGACTCTCCGAGGTTCGGGAGATCGCTGATAGGCTCGGCAAGAGCGTCGCGGTGATGGGCGATCTTCAAGGCCCCAAGATCCGTATCGCCCGTTTCCGGGACGGTGCTGTCACGCTCGCCAAGGGCCAGCCGTTTGTAATCGACATGGCATTGGAGAACGATGCCGGTGACAGCCAACGGGTCGGCTGCGATTACAAGGCGCTGGGCCAGGACGTGGTTACGGGTGATCGCCTGCTGCTGGACGACGGTCGCCTCGTGCTTCAGGTGGACAGTGTGGATGCCTCCGAGGTTCGCACGACGGTCGTCGTGGGGGGCAAACTCTCCAACAACAAGGGCATCAACAAGCAGGGAGGCGGATTGTCCGCCGCGGCGCTCACAGACAAAGACCGTGCGGACATCACAACCGCCCTCGAGATCGGCGTGGACTATCTTGCCGTGTCCTTCCCCCGTAGCGCCGCTGACATGCACGAAGCCCGCGACCTCCTGGGCGAAGCCGGCAAGCACATTGGCCTCGTGGCCAAGATCGAGCGCGCTGAAGTTGTGGCCGACCACGCGACCTTGGACGAGGTCATTAGCGCCTCCGAAGCCGTTATGGTGGCCCGCGGGGATCTCGGTGTCGAGATTGGCGATGCGCAGCTTATCGGCGTCCAGAAGCGCATGATCAAGCGGGCGCGACAGCTCAACCGTGCCGTGATCACCGCCACACAAATGCTGGAAACGATGATTACTGCGCCTCTGCCCACTCGAGCTGAGGTTTTCGACGTGGCGAATGCCGTTCTTGACGGTACAGACGCCGTCATGCTGTCTGCTGAAACCGCAGCAGGCGAATATCCGGTGGAGGCCGTCGAAGCGATGCACCGGCTCTGCCTGGGTGCCGAGCGGGAGAGAAGTACGCAGGAATCCGGCCACCGCGTGCGGCAGGATTTCGCGCGGATCGACGAGGCGGTCGCACTGTCGGCGATGTACGCCGCCAACCACCTTGGGGGCGTCGCGGCGATCGCATGCATGACTGCGACCGGCCGCACCGCCCTTATCGCCTCCCGGATCCGCTCCGGCTTGCCCATTGTCGGGTTGGCGCACAACCCATTGGCCCAGCGGCGGATGGCGTTGTATCGGGGCGTGTCCTCTGTGCTTTTCGACACGACGACGATGGCTGCCGATGAAGTGAACGAGCGCGCTATCGAGTTGCTCGTGTCCAAAGGCATTGTCACCACCGGCGATCAGGTCATTTTGACCCGCGGTGATCAGATGGATGCGCACGGGGGCACCAATGCCTTCAAGATCATCGAGGTTTAA
- the aceE gene encoding pyruvate dehydrogenase (acetyl-transferring), homodimeric type, translating into MHRDEDPTETREWMEALKSVIEVEGVDRAQYLLGRLSELATRDGAAAPFTLNTPYRNTIPATQEARMPGDLFMERRIRSLIRWNAMAMVLRANKKPGDLGGHVSSFSSAATLYDVGFNYFFHGGDEKREGDLVYFQGHSSPGIYARSYLERQFDEEQLDNYRSEVDGNGLSSYPHPWLMPDYWQFPTVSMGLGPIQAIYQAHVMKYMDSRELIEMGDRKVWCFLGDGECDEPESLGAIGVAGREKLDNLIFVVNCNLQRLDGPVRGNGKIIQELEGAFRGAGWNVIKVVWGRQWDPLFEKDKDGVMQRTMDEVVDGDLQNYKSNGGAYTRKHFFERDPQMAELVKDLSDEDIARLNRGGHDPYKVYAAYHQATTQKGRPTVILAQTVKGYGFGQAGEAQNVAHQLKKLDLDTVKAFRDRFGVPISDDDIEDIPYYRPAPDSPEMVYMQKRRKDLGGHYPKRRKDSQPLQIPGLDVFEPVLAGSGDRKISTTMGFVRMLNAMVKDKRIGKRIVPIVPDEARTFGMEGLFRQMGIYTSEGQKYTPQDRDQIMYYREDKQGQILEEGINEAGAMAAWIAAATSYSSNDFPLIPFYLFYSMFGYQRVGDLCWAAGDMQARGFLLGGTSGRTTLNGEGLQHQDGHSHTLFGTIPNCVSYDPAYAYEVAVVVQDGMRRMYEENESVYYYITLLNENYEHPAMPEGVEEGIIKGLYQFESVEVGGKGKKKVPRVQLLGSGSIFNEVRAAAQLLKDDFGVSSDVWSVTSFNELARDGQHIARWNRLHPDDKPRTAYVTQCLQDREGPVVASTDYIKLHGEQIRAFVPNRYAVLGTDGFGRSDTREKLRSFFEVDRYHVVVAALSSLAEEGTVDAKQVLDAMRKYGIDRNKPNPISC; encoded by the coding sequence ATGCATCGTGACGAAGACCCGACTGAAACCCGAGAATGGATGGAAGCACTGAAGTCCGTCATCGAGGTCGAAGGCGTTGATCGGGCGCAGTATCTTCTCGGTCGTCTTTCCGAGCTTGCGACCCGCGATGGCGCGGCTGCGCCGTTCACGCTCAATACACCTTACCGCAACACCATTCCGGCGACTCAGGAAGCGCGCATGCCCGGCGATCTGTTCATGGAGCGGCGCATCCGTTCCCTGATTCGCTGGAATGCCATGGCGATGGTGCTGCGGGCCAACAAGAAGCCGGGCGACCTTGGCGGCCATGTGTCCTCGTTCTCTTCGGCAGCCACACTGTACGACGTAGGCTTCAACTACTTCTTCCATGGCGGCGACGAAAAGCGGGAAGGGGACCTGGTTTATTTTCAGGGGCATTCGTCGCCGGGCATCTACGCGCGCTCCTATCTCGAGCGCCAGTTCGATGAAGAGCAGCTGGATAACTATCGCTCCGAAGTGGATGGCAACGGTTTGTCCTCTTACCCTCATCCCTGGTTAATGCCGGATTACTGGCAGTTCCCCACGGTGTCCATGGGGCTGGGGCCGATCCAGGCCATCTATCAGGCCCATGTGATGAAGTACATGGACAGCCGTGAGCTGATCGAGATGGGCGACCGCAAGGTCTGGTGCTTCCTCGGCGATGGCGAATGTGACGAGCCGGAATCCCTCGGTGCCATCGGCGTAGCCGGTCGCGAGAAGCTCGATAACCTTATATTCGTCGTCAACTGCAACCTGCAGCGCCTGGACGGGCCGGTGCGCGGTAATGGCAAGATCATTCAGGAACTGGAAGGCGCCTTCCGCGGTGCCGGCTGGAACGTGATCAAGGTCGTCTGGGGCCGGCAGTGGGATCCCTTGTTCGAAAAAGACAAGGACGGTGTGATGCAGCGCACCATGGACGAGGTGGTCGACGGCGATCTGCAGAACTACAAGAGCAACGGCGGCGCCTATACCCGCAAGCACTTCTTCGAGCGGGATCCGCAAATGGCCGAACTGGTCAAGGATCTGAGCGACGAGGATATTGCCCGGCTCAATCGTGGCGGCCACGACCCCTACAAGGTCTACGCGGCCTACCACCAGGCCACCACCCAAAAAGGCCGGCCGACGGTCATCCTGGCGCAAACGGTCAAGGGCTATGGCTTCGGCCAGGCCGGCGAAGCTCAGAACGTGGCCCACCAGTTGAAGAAACTGGATCTGGATACGGTGAAGGCGTTCCGGGATCGTTTCGGCGTGCCCATCTCCGATGACGACATCGAGGACATTCCTTACTACCGTCCTGCGCCGGACTCGCCGGAAATGGTCTATATGCAGAAACGCCGCAAGGATCTGGGTGGCCATTACCCCAAACGTCGTAAGGACAGTCAGCCCTTGCAGATCCCCGGGCTGGACGTGTTCGAACCGGTCCTCGCCGGCAGCGGCGATCGTAAAATTTCCACCACCATGGGCTTTGTGCGGATGCTCAATGCCATGGTGAAAGACAAGCGTATCGGTAAGCGCATCGTGCCCATCGTGCCCGACGAGGCCCGCACCTTCGGCATGGAAGGACTGTTCCGACAGATGGGGATCTACACCTCCGAGGGTCAGAAGTACACGCCCCAGGACCGTGACCAGATCATGTACTACCGGGAAGACAAGCAGGGCCAGATCCTTGAGGAAGGCATCAACGAAGCCGGTGCCATGGCGGCCTGGATTGCTGCGGCTACCTCCTATAGCAGCAACGACTTCCCGCTGATCCCCTTCTACCTGTTCTATTCCATGTTCGGTTACCAGCGTGTGGGCGACCTCTGCTGGGCTGCGGGCGACATGCAGGCGCGGGGCTTCTTGCTGGGTGGCACCTCCGGCCGTACCACCCTGAACGGCGAAGGGCTGCAGCATCAGGACGGTCACAGCCATACCCTGTTCGGCACCATACCCAATTGCGTGTCCTACGATCCGGCCTATGCCTACGAGGTCGCCGTGGTGGTGCAGGACGGCATGCGGCGCATGTATGAAGAGAACGAAAGCGTCTACTACTACATCACGCTGCTGAACGAAAACTACGAGCACCCGGCCATGCCCGAGGGCGTGGAAGAAGGCATTATCAAGGGTCTTTATCAGTTCGAGAGCGTCGAGGTGGGCGGCAAAGGCAAGAAGAAGGTCCCGCGGGTCCAGCTGCTTGGCAGCGGCTCGATCTTCAACGAGGTGCGCGCGGCGGCGCAGTTGCTCAAGGACGACTTCGGTGTTTCCAGCGACGTTTGGAGTGTCACCAGTTTCAATGAACTGGCCCGGGACGGTCAGCATATAGCGCGCTGGAACCGGCTGCACCCGGATGACAAACCCAGGACAGCCTACGTCACCCAGTGCTTGCAGGACAGGGAAGGGCCGGTCGTCGCCTCCACCGACTACATCAAACTTCATGGGGAGCAGATCCGCGCCTTCGTACCCAACCGCTATGCGGTGTTGGGCACCGATGGCTTTGGTCGCAGCGATACCCGTGAAAAGCTTCGTTCGTTTTTCGAGGTCGATCGCTATCACGTGGTTGTCGCGGCGCTGTCGTCCCTGGCAGAAGAAGGGACCGTCGATGCCAAGCAGGTACTGGACGCCATGCGCAAGTACGGTATCGACCGCAACAAACCCAACCCTATTTCCTGCTGA
- the aceF gene encoding dihydrolipoyllysine-residue acetyltransferase: MSKEEIRVPDLGGSDAVEVIEISVSVGDTVAEEDPILVVESDKATVELPSPFAGTIRELKVSVGDKVSQGDLVGYMDIDAGAEAPAEAETPSEPEATEAEAPAKDEGAKAARKASAGSRTETVKVPDIGGSQDVPIIEIQVKEGDVIDVEDPLVTLESDKASMDVPSPFAGKVGKVLVKEGDTVSEGDDLLEMVVTEAGGEADEEAETETEATEEAPSESEAPAPEKAPEPKQPEPAASDEAEPASGERVHAGPAVRKLARELGVELPRVNGSGPKARITKDDVQHYVKQHIKASQAGVAAGASSGTGLPGVKLPDFSKFGEIERKSMSRLHSLTADSMQRSWLNVPHVTQFEEADITGLEEFRKAKKAAGEKQGVKITPLPFMLKACAYALKALPAFNVALDMDKREVVQKHYIHIGIAVDTPNGLVVPVIRDVDKKGIWDLAREAQELAAKARDGKLKGSDMQGGCFTITSLGGIGGTAFTPIVNTPEVAILGLSRASMKPVWDGTAFQPRLMLPLSLSYDHRAVNGAEAARFTNVLKQTLEDMRELMM; the protein is encoded by the coding sequence ATGAGCAAAGAAGAAATTCGCGTCCCCGACCTCGGCGGTTCCGATGCGGTCGAGGTGATTGAGATTAGCGTTTCCGTCGGCGACACGGTGGCCGAGGAAGATCCCATCCTTGTCGTGGAGTCGGACAAGGCGACGGTCGAGTTGCCGTCACCCTTCGCTGGCACGATCCGCGAACTGAAGGTGTCGGTGGGCGACAAGGTTAGCCAGGGCGACCTGGTGGGTTATATGGACATTGATGCCGGCGCCGAAGCCCCGGCGGAAGCCGAGACGCCATCCGAGCCGGAAGCTACGGAAGCGGAGGCGCCCGCCAAGGATGAGGGCGCCAAGGCGGCCCGTAAAGCCAGCGCAGGCAGCCGCACCGAAACCGTCAAGGTTCCGGACATCGGCGGATCCCAGGACGTCCCCATTATCGAGATTCAGGTGAAAGAGGGCGACGTTATCGACGTGGAAGATCCTCTGGTCACCTTGGAATCCGACAAGGCCAGTATGGATGTGCCATCGCCTTTCGCAGGAAAGGTGGGCAAGGTGCTGGTAAAGGAAGGAGACACCGTCAGCGAAGGCGATGACCTTCTCGAGATGGTCGTGACGGAAGCCGGTGGCGAAGCGGACGAGGAAGCCGAAACCGAAACCGAAGCTACCGAAGAAGCCCCTTCCGAGAGCGAGGCCCCGGCGCCGGAAAAAGCTCCTGAGCCGAAGCAGCCCGAACCGGCTGCGAGCGACGAGGCTGAGCCCGCGAGCGGAGAGCGTGTCCATGCCGGCCCCGCCGTGCGCAAGCTCGCCCGGGAACTGGGCGTGGAATTACCCCGCGTCAACGGCTCGGGCCCCAAAGCCCGCATCACCAAGGACGACGTCCAGCACTACGTCAAGCAACACATCAAGGCCAGTCAGGCGGGTGTGGCGGCGGGCGCGTCCAGCGGCACTGGTTTGCCCGGGGTCAAGCTACCGGACTTCAGCAAATTCGGCGAAATCGAACGCAAGTCCATGAGCCGCCTGCATAGCCTCACCGCGGATAGCATGCAGCGCAGCTGGCTCAACGTGCCCCACGTGACGCAGTTCGAGGAAGCGGATATTACCGGCCTGGAGGAGTTCCGTAAGGCCAAGAAAGCCGCTGGCGAAAAGCAGGGTGTTAAAATTACTCCGCTGCCGTTCATGCTTAAGGCCTGCGCCTACGCTCTTAAGGCCCTACCTGCCTTTAACGTGGCCCTGGATATGGACAAGCGTGAAGTGGTGCAAAAGCACTACATCCATATCGGCATCGCCGTGGATACGCCCAATGGCTTGGTAGTGCCCGTTATCCGGGATGTGGACAAGAAAGGCATCTGGGACCTGGCCCGTGAGGCACAGGAGCTGGCTGCCAAGGCCCGGGACGGCAAGCTGAAAGGCAGCGACATGCAGGGTGGGTGCTTCACCATTACCAGTCTGGGTGGGATCGGTGGTACCGCCTTTACACCCATCGTCAACACGCCCGAAGTCGCCATTCTCGGCCTCTCCAGGGCCAGCATGAAGCCTGTCTGGGATGGTACCGCCTTCCAGCCCCGGCTAATGCTGCCGCTATCACTGTCCTATGACCACCGGGCCGTGAACGGAGCCGAGGCGGCGCGATTCACCAATGTGCTGAAACAGACGTTGGAGGACATGCGCGAGTTGATGATGTAG